The sequence AGATCCAGCCGCCGATCCCTGGGTTCTTGTCCGTCGTCAAGGGCAGTGAAGTCTTTTTTGTGCGTGACGACTTCTCTGTCCTGAACACTGGCAACGTCATCAATCTGTGGACGAAGCAGAATCTGACGCAGGCGCTCGAGCGGGCGAACCGCCCCACGATCGATGTTGCACAACTCAACCTGAAGGATGCAATCCGGTTCGGTAACGGTTCGCGAAAGCTCTACGTCTTCTCGGACCCCGACTGTCCTTATTGCCGACGCCTCGATGGCGAACTCACCGAGCTGAAGGACGTCACGATCTATATCTTCCCGTTCCCGCTCGCCCAGTTGCGTCCGAACGCGCACGGCGTGTCGGAGGCAGTCTGGTGCCAGTCGGATCGGGCGGCAGCATGGACCAAATATCAAGACCTTGCACGTGATGGTTTTTCGGGCCCGCCGCTCGATGCGGACCCGGAAGCGGACTATAAAAAGCGCTCAGCGCGCCTGATCTCTTCATGGCACGACTACCTCCACTCACGCCATCAGCCGGATCAGCCCACCTGCGATAACCCGATCGCCCACAACCTCAGTTTCGGCGAGAAGTGGAATATCAGCGGCGTTCCGGCCCTGGTCTTCGAGGACGGAACCCTTGTCCCTGGTCTGATGCCCACTGCCCGCATCGAGGCGCAGCTGACCCAGTCCCACGCAAACCTGGCAGCATCCAAATGAGCACGCTCAAATTTCGCCTTCTTAGCGCCGTTGCGGCGCCCGGTCGCCATACGGCGCTGCACGCTAGCCTCGTCACGCTGGTCGCCACGGCTGTCTTCATGATGCTAACAGCTGGTGACCTCGGTCCCTTGGCGCCGCTGATCATCGCCGCATCGTTCTATGTGATTTTCGCGGCGGTAGTAATCGAACTGGTTCTCGGGGGTTCCGGTGCAAATAGGTAAGCGGGTTGAGAAAGGCCATATTGGTGGGAAGGCTTATCGATCAAACAGGACCGCATTCCATACGGCGGGCGCAGCGGCCTGCTTGAGGCCGAGCTTTGCGAGATCGAACTGCCCCTTGCGAATGCGATGCGTCAACTCGATTCCTGAAATCGTGGTCGCGGCGCTCCAGAATCGCTTGACCCAGGCATCACGTTCGTTCTGGACTTGATGTGGCGATGGTCTTGCCCGATCACGTTGTTCAGATATTTTGAGGACCGCACCTTCGTGTCTTCAGGCAGCAGACCATCGGTCTTCATTTCGCGCACCGCGCGGTGCGAGGCGGCATAGCCGTCGAGCGTGATGGTCTCCGGCGGCTGGCCCTGACGCTTGATGGCCTTGCTGAAAAAAGCTTTGGCCGCAGCCACGTCGCGTCGGGCTCTGAGCACGAAGTCCACCGTCTGGCCAGCCCGATCCACTGCCCGGTACAGGTAGACCCACCTGCCGCGAATCTTCAGGTAGGGGTGAGTAGACCCGGGGAATTGCGCCCCGAGTCTCTCGCAGAACCGTGCGTAAACCTCTCGATTTACACGGCTCCCGTTATCCAACCTGTTTCCCCTGATACTGCCAGTGCGCGAACTCTCGCGGGTACGCCTGCCTCATCTTGCGTAGCCACTCCTCACTGCACCGTTTGTGCCGTCGCAGTGTTTTGTACTTGCTGCTGAACCCAGCGCACGAGCTTTCGGTCGAGATACCGACTCAACTCATGCATGGCTGTCCGATGGAAAGCCCCGTAGTAGTTCCACCAGCCACATATCGTGGGATTACATCGCTCAGCGAGTTCGAACAGTGATTTCGACGTTTGGCGCTGCAACCGCCACCCCCGCACCGTCTGTCTCATCCGTTTCAGGGCGTCAGGACTGACTCCAGGTACAAAGCTGGTCGAGACCTGCCCGTGCCTGGTC comes from Paraburkholderia youngii and encodes:
- a CDS encoding DsbC family protein, which gives rise to MRSISKHTAALLIAGYATLAHAGFPEEPVKRFAAAQGAKIQPPIPGFLSVVKGSEVFFVRDDFSVLNTGNVINLWTKQNLTQALERANRPTIDVAQLNLKDAIRFGNGSRKLYVFSDPDCPYCRRLDGELTELKDVTIYIFPFPLAQLRPNAHGVSEAVWCQSDRAAAWTKYQDLARDGFSGPPLDADPEADYKKRSARLISSWHDYLHSRHQPDQPTCDNPIAHNLSFGEKWNISGVPALVFEDGTLVPGLMPTARIEAQLTQSHANLAASK